The DNA sequence GTACACAAATTCTTATGGTGAAAATAATTAAtactttaattataaattaacccttttattttgaatttttggtgagttattatttaaaatgggttaatatttatattctaattttaAGAAGAGATTTTTAGAACCTCAACTAAAATTCATAATATATAATTAACGACAGAATagcattaaattatttttacaaatattaagaatataaataagataatttaaatattaaaaatacaaataaaatttattctaaacattaaaaataaaataatattttattctattttttagtttttattataaccTTCACTCGGTTTCCTATGGCTTGGATCTGCAGGAGGCGTGTTGGTCTTGATCAATTGACCAAGGTCTCAGTTTTATAGGGAATCGTATTTTGTTGCTTTGGCAGTAATAGAGCTTTTAACATTTCTTTAATTAatgttataaaattaaataagaaatgaatattattattaattgttaattaaatttagcttttaacatttataatttatCAATTATCACATACGGCGTTAGTATGTTTAACATTTTTCTCATTTCCGTTATATCGAAATTAGAAGGTTGAAAATGATAATTAGATTCTGTTCATCATGTTATGTATATTATAGATTAGACTATAATACGTACAaacatattatatacatactCTCTTATACTGTACAATTGTACGTCAGTATTGTAAATAAAGTAAGACAGAGTTTATCTTGCCAGATGCAAGCTATTGACGATTTATTAAGATCTCtccgtgtattattattattattattattattattattattattattattataagaattAACCACTAACAATTAACCTgtacaaataattaataaaatttaattttaatatactatcaatataataattttatatatacatttaattatatattataatgttaaaaaaataattatcttttatattaatgATCATAAATGTATGgtcatcaaaataaataaatacaattagATAATTTTGTAAAACATTTTACATTcttagtacattaaaattaaactttaatttaaacAATCATGCTAGGTAACTAACTGAGCTATCAGCTAACAATAATTAACTATTACTTGGGCGgcaaacaaactaaaaaaattatccaaaattaACTGAAAAGAAATATCTCATTATTCTGAAAATTGAACCGAATCAATCGGTTTAATCGAGTTAATTAAGAATCAATCATCTAATCGACTCGGTTGAAATGTAAAACTGTTTGACAAAAAATCGGTCGAACCAACAGTTAATCGATAAACTGCTTAAACTGgacggtttttttttcggtttttaatttaaaaaaaaaaacataaaccctcccccattttctctctctctctcactcacgtACACTAGACCACAGAACCCATCCCCTCTTTCTGTGCTCCACAGAACCCTAGCAGCCTTTCTCCTCAACCAACAGCAGCAGGAGCTAGCGCCCAGTGCTAGCGCTGTCATCGCCGATGAACTCTTCTTCTCAGCCAACGTCCAGCCTCGTTGTTGATCCTCTTCTCCTGGATCCCATCTCCTCGTGTCGATAGGTCTTATCGCCGAACGAGTGGAGGGTGCTGTGGCTGTTGGGTGGAACTGACCGTGGTGGCATCAGGAATCGTCGTTGTGGAAGgtgaagctctctctctctctctcgagcTCAATGACCCTTCCTCTAGTAAACACTACTGCTTgaattatttttgcttgtttttgtacTTTTGTTAATAATGCTGAGTGAGTTGCTGATTTTACTATTTTAGTGATCTTGATTTGCTGAGTTAATAGTATTGAATTActgattttgattattttttattatcctgagttgttgattttttaaaatgatgTTGTTGCTAATTTTCTAGAATAATTTTGTTGCTGGTTTTCTGGTTTTCTAATGTGGATATGCCTGATGTTGTAAGTGAGTGGCAAGTTCATGCGGTGGTTCAGGCTCTCTGAGAATGCCAAGATGGATCAGGTGAAGACATCCATAAAGAATGGTGTTCTTACTGTCATTGTTCTCGAGGCAAAAGTTAAGAAACTTGATGTTAAGCCCATTCAAATCACTGGTTAAACAAGATACTTTTTTCTTAATTCCCCCTGTTTGGTTTTTAAGTCTATGTTTGCATTTTGTTGTGAATTGTGGTTACGTAATATCTATGATGTTCATGTCCCTAAAATATAAATCTTGTAGTAGTAGTAAATAAGAAAGCAAGATTATTGTAATATGAGATTTCATCAAGTGTGTAGTGCGCGAATGGGACTTTTTTTGTGGTATTTATGTGCTTTGGAAGCTCTATCTATAATGAAAATCTTAAAACTAACACTTAACGATGAATAGAGTTTTGTTTAgttaaaaaatcattttatagataatttgttatataaaattgtaaaatttaaaattttattaaattaaaattactgaatttaaatatttgaaattatatattgaatttttaatcatcttatttaaaatttatttaaaccgGTTGAATTCCGATTAAATTTCAGTTGAACCTTTGAACTAGTAAACTAATTACTTTATCAGTTCATTGATCGATCCGATTCTCGTAACCTTGTCCAatacttaaaaagaaaaaaacatccaacatataacaaaaaaagaaagatctaaaactaaataaaaaaaatccaaaatcattatatatataatatgaactCTTTTAATTATGGTAACAATAtccaaaatataagaaaaataaacataaaaaatctataaaaaaaaacacatctaaaatctaaaaaagaaacatccaacattattaaaaaaaaaaataagaagagacGTGGTGCAAGGATGCGTGGCTGCAAAAGCGGAGAGCTTCTGAGCGACGGACGGTGATGGGCGTCGCAATTTTGGAACGCTGTTTGTGGCGTAGCTGCGACAGTCGTTCTCTTGCATTATTCACAGTTAAAGACGCGAAATAAGTTATttattattagagatataactctttacgtattttttttttctattgatttaaatttttgaaaaaattggtTTTATGGCATTTCTCAATTCGGCTACTGATGGCTGAAGCATTTGAGGTTGCATTGTGAATGTTGTTATCTCTGTGGCCCTCTTGCATGCCTGAAGCACCGACATTGATTTAGAAACAAGTTCTTCATCCCTCACTTCCTTCCCTAAAATTCATTTTTTGTTCCGTGCTAATAACCAAACTCCATATGCGACCTTGATCAAAATTTCCCCCGAGTTGTCACAATAAAACTTTCCAGCCAGGACTTAAAGTTATGTTCGTTTATATCATCTAGCCTTAGCGTGAGGGGACTTATAAACCACACACCCTGAGCAATATTTGACACCCAAATAACATATAAATcagtttcttttttgtttgagtaTTTCGGGAACATATTGAAATTCCCACATAATTTGCAATCTGAAAAAATGCTCATACACCAAATATTATGTGACCTAACGTTATCATATAATTAAAGAGAAAAGTCTTGCGAGCTAATATTATTGCACATCTAATATTTAACccaaaaagaatatttaaaattcttaaaaataagaACATTTAGAACTCAATTAGAAGAAACATTTGAAATTCAAACTTAAGAAAAAAACATTTGAGTGGAAtttgtaataaatttatttaacaaCTTATTATAATATTGGTCGAAATTGACTGCTATAGtattaattttctaatattatccataattaaattatataatgaaCAAGTCTCTTCTTTATCAGCATTATTTATTGACCATTGCCCACAGAAAAAATCTTCCTTGTTTGGATGTGATAACAAAGCAATTTAATACCCATGTCATGATGCTACAATGATAGGCTAAATATGAAGATCATAATTTGCATTTTGAATACATACATCAAGAATTCAATTGTTGATGAAATTATTTGTTGAACTATATTACGCAAACATGTCTTTTAATTTTGGCTAACCATGGTGTCAATTCATGAGTGTTTTCCATGCTACTTCACTTTCGATAAACCTTTGACTCCATATATCTGCGCTGTTAGGGTAAAACGCACATTAAGCTTGCGTATTTCATTTTTTCCATCAAAATGCATAATTttcagatatttaaaaaaaaaaaaaaggattccaTAGCCGAGTTGGCAAGGGTTACTATAACACCACACAACATAATTCTCAAGCAATATACACAATAAGGCGGCTATATAAGTAGTTGAATGATAGATAGAAGTAAACCCCACCATCATATGCCATGTGATGTGAAACCATATATATGATGTATATTGAGAACTCCATAAACCAAATAAAAGATTATTATTAGAAAACGAAcaaacttttaattaatttaattcgtGAAAGGGCAATTTCGTAATTTGAATCCACAAGCTCCACAATAATTATTAAATCCACATTTTTTTTGCATTATTATGACCACCACCACCTATCTATGGTTGGCACCAATATATATACACGCTCACCCTCCAACACTTCCCCAATATTTCATTTGTAGAAAGTTAGAATAAACTCCCCCACAAGATTAATCAAATTAAATCTTCAAAACCCAGATCAATTgtggtgtgtgtgtgtatatatatatatatatatacatatactcaTAGATAGAATAATAATGGGTAATAGCTTAAGGTGCTGTTTGGCTTGTGTTCTTCCGTGTGGAGCACTAGATTTGATCCGCATAGTTCATTTGAATGGCTATGTTGAAGAGATCACAGGTCCAATCACAGCCGGGGAAGTTCTGAAGGCAAATCCAAACCATGTTCTAAGCAAACCAAGCTCTGAAGGCGTGGTTCGCCGGATTTTGATATTGTCGCCGGAGACGGAGCTTAAGAGGGGAAGCATATATTTCTTGATCCCGGCATCATCGCTACCAGCTGATAAGAGAAGACACATGAATGGCAGCAGTTGCAAGAAAGGATCATCTATCACCAAAAGTAATCATCATAAAGAGACTTCTGACCACAGTAGACGCCAAAATGTTCCTATTCAAAATGAAATTGTTTCTAAAGACAAAAGATGTTCTCGGCGAAGAGATCGCCGGAGTAATGGCGGCCGCTCCGGGAGTTGGCAGCCGCATTTGGAAAGCATCTTGGAAGACTTGTCATAGTTTTTTTTTCTGTCTTTGAGTCGCTGGCCGGTGCCGGAATCTGGGAAAACGGTTCAATTCTTGGATATTGTCAAAAATATAGTAACATTATCCCTTTTTCATGTATGTCTAtgtgagtaattttttttttttttaatgtggaTAAAAAAggtttttcttgctttaatttcctgtttgatttttcatttatttGCTTTGTGTTTGGGCTTTAGTTATTTCTCaacgtataataataataataataataataatctgctTGTTTggtacaaagaaaaataaaaggaaaagagcaaaaataaaataatggagGGAGTGAGTGAGTGATTATATTAAGAGTTTTAACTGGctactttaatttcttgtatcGGAGTGATAAGAAATTAAATGAGTAATTAATGTTTTTATTGGTtccccaaaacttttgaaaatggATGTTCTCTTAATTAAATGAATTTGTCTAAATCATAATTTagcataattctttttttttttggctaatatttaaaaattttaattttgatgtattaataatgtaaaatattttacataattattcagttatatctatttatttttctaaataacttattcatactattaattaaaaaaaaattttactcatatgttaaatacataattaaatacacatttaaaattattttatattaataatatattaaaattaaatttatatttaaatgatAAACAGTAAGTAAACAACAAAATAATGGTTAGCatctgttacggcctggcccaaatctCATGCGGGTCAGCCCGACCCGATCTCTCGCCGGCCCAATGGCGCGTCCTccacccgacccggacacgcgtcccgtacggtTCGCACACAGCCATGAGACAACACCTCTGAGGGTGTGGGCCAGCTCACTGCAAGGGCCCACCACtgacatatatatataaggggagactggctctccccccaaggtacgtaATACACCTTTCCCTCAccgcctgcacatattctgacaagagcgtcggagtgcctttgcaggtggcacccccctcctCCATTcgaagtgctcgggacctcgcTCACTCGGGACCTGGGAACCACGACCAGACGAGCCCCTCCATTATCCGAAACGTTGTCCGCAGGGTTtcaacccgaaccgtccggtacccgacttaccgaacattggcgccgtctgtgggaacGGACGTTCATGGATTTCGTACTGGTCCAGACTGGGACCGGCTCCGAGGTAGCGCCTCCCATACTCGGGGGAGGCGCCGTCGCGACGGAATCCCGGCAGCAGCAACGGTCGCCCACGAGGGATGCGACGCAGACTCACGAGAGACGCCCCTTCGGGGGAACGGGTGACAACCACGCCAGGATAATGCAAGAACTACGCCACAGAATGCAAGACTTAGAGCGCAGGCTGGCAGAGAGAGAGCGCGACCAACGCTCCCCAGAGCGGAGCCCCACCCGTTCCCGTTCGAGAAGCCGTTCGAGACGCACGCCGAGCCCCCAATGCGACTCGGAGAGTACTGAAGAACGGATACGCCCCAGAAGAAGAAGTCGCGACCCCATCATCTACGCTCGGCACGAAAGGCGGCGCGCGTCGAACAGAGGCAACGAGGAACCCCATCGCGAGCACAATGAGTTGAGAAGAACTGCCCGAGGACCTGTCATAATAGGAGCGACCCCTTTCCACCGCTCTGTACTCGAGGTCCGATTACCAAAACATTTTGACAAACCAACAGACATGAAGTACGACGGAACACAAGACCCCCTAGAACACttgacggccttcgaggccagaatgaacctagaAGGGGTGGGAGACGAGGTCAGATGTCGCGCTTTCCCGGTCACCTTAGCGGGCCCGGCAATACGGTGGTTTAACAACCTCCCGCAAGGCTCGGTGACCCAATTTACCGACATCAGCCGCGCCTTCCTGGCTCAGTTCACAACTAGGATTGTCAAAGCCAAACACCCAATCAATTTGCTGGGGGTGACACAGAGACCCGGAGAGCCGACCAGGAAGTACCTGGACTGTTTCAATGACGAGTGCTTGGAAATCGACGGTTTGACAGACTCAGTAGCAAGTTTGTGCTTAACAAACGGGCTGTCGAATGAGGATTTCAGGAAGCACCTCACCACGAAGCCCGTCTGGACGATGCAAGAGATCCAATCCGTGGCCAAAGAATACATTaacgacgaggaagtcagccgagtcgtggctgccaataaacggcagcccgCCTACAACCAATCCCGGCACTTCGACGCCAGAGAAAGATCGAAGGAACACGCCAAGGACGGCGGTCCGAGCAAACAATCCAAACCGTTCCCCCGAGTTGGGAGgttcaccaactacaccccccttACGGCCTCGATCACTGAGGTTTACCAACAGATAGCAGAAAAGGGGATActgtcgaagccccgaccactgaAGGACAGGACaggaggaaacaagaacctctactGCGAGTACCACAAGGGTTACGGGCACAAAACCCAAGACTGCTTTGACCTAAAGGACGCCCTCGAACAAGCTATCAGGGAAGGCAAACTCGCCGACTTCTCCCACCTTATAAGGGAACCAAGGAGACGCAACCGGGACAACGACAACGAAGACAGATCCCGACCAACAAGACGACGACAGGAGCCAGAGGGTGACGACCACGGTCTCACGGTGGTAAACGTGGTGACGGCCAGGAATACCGCCCCGAGGTCGAAATCGGCGCAGAAGAAAGACGCCAAGGTCTTAGCGATCTCCGCGCCACCGAGTAGGGGCCTTAAAGGTCTCCCACCTATCTCTTTCGGCCCGGAGGACCAATGGTTCGACGAAGCGCCGGAAAGTCCGCCCATGGTCATTACGGCTAGGGTCGGAACCGGCCTCGTCAAGCGAATCCTGGTAGACACGGGGGcagactcaaacatcatgttccgaaACGTTTTCGACGCCCTGGGATTGAGAGATTCCGACCtgacgacccaccagcacggtgtggtagggttAGGAGACCACTTCATAAAGCCAGATGGGATCATCACACTCCCAACCTCTGTGGGACAAGGGCAGAGACGAAGGACAATCATGGCTGACTTTGTAATATTACGAGATTCAACGGCCTataacatcatcctggggagaaagACCATCAACGATCTGGGGGCAGCCATCAGTACGAAACTACTGGTGATGAAGTTCATCACCGATGACGGATCCGTGGGATCCCTCCGGGGCGActtggaaacggcagtcgcttgcgactATGCCAGCCTTTCTCTCAGGAAAAAATCAAAGGAAGCGTCAGGAGTCTTCCTGGCCGACCTGGACGCCAGGGTAGACGACAGACCCAGACCAGAGCCAGAAGGAGACTTGGAGAAGATCAGAGTCGGCGAGGAGCACGATAAGTTCACATTCATAAACAAGAACCTCCCGCACGAGATAAAGGAGCCTTTGATGGAAATGATCAGGGctaacgccgacctctttgcctggacgcctgccgacatgccaggaatagaccccCAGCTCATGTCACACCACCTGGCCGTAAAGGCAGGAGCCAAACCAGTGGCCCAGAGAAGAAGGAAAATGTCGCAGGAAAGGGCAGACGAGGTAGCCAAGCAAACGGCCGGCCTCTTAGAAGCAGGATTCATCCGGGAACTGGATTACTCGACTTGGTTGTCGAATGTGGTTCTGGTTAAAAAACACAACgggaggtggagaatgtgcgtagactactctgacctcaacaaggcttgccccaaggactgctaccccctaCCTAATATTGATACGCTCGTTGACGCAGCGGCAGGGTACAGATATCTGAGTTTCATGGACGCCTATTCAGGGtataatcagataccgatgcaccgacctgacgaggaaaaaacggcgttcataacgccaggaggcaTCTACTGTTACAAggtcatgccatttggcctgaaaaacgcaggagccacataccaaaggttgatgaataagataTTCAGCGAACTCCTGGGCAAAACAGTGGAAGTTTACGTAGATGACATACTCGCAAAAACCGCCCGATCTGACGATCTCCTGAGAGACCTTAACGATGTCTTCTTGTCCCTACGACAGCACGGCATGAGGCTTAATCCACTCAAATGCGCGTTCGCcatggaggccggaaagttcCTAGGCTTCATGATCACTCAAAGAGGAGTGGAAGCCAATCCCGAAAAATGCCAGGCTATCCTTCAGATGAAGAGTCCGGGCTGCATCAAAGACGTCCAAAGACTCGCTGGGAGATTGACAGCTTTGTCCCGTTTCCTCGGCGCATCGGCAGCAAAGGCCATACCTTTCTTCAacttaatgagaaagggaatgaCTTTCGAATGGACACCAGCGTGCGAAGAAGCATTCAACCATTTCAAGCAAATCTTGGCGGCACCACCAGTCCTCGGGAAACCCAGAGCCGGAGAACCACTCTACCTCTATCTATCGGTAACCGAGGAAGCGCTTGTCGCGGTCCTCGTCACAGAAGAAGCGAAGACACAACAGCCCGTCTACTTCCTGAGCAGGGCACTCCAAGGACCAGAGCTGAGGTACAGCAAGCTGGAAAGACTGGCGCTAGCGCTCCTAGTATCCTCCCGAAGGTTAAGACAATACTTCCAGAGTCACCGAATAGTCGTGAGGACAGATCAGGCGATTCGGCAAATACTGCAAAAACCTGACTTGGCCggaaggatgatgacctgggccatcgagctctcACAATATGACCTACAGTATGAACCTCGACATGCAATCAAGGCACAGGCAATGGCCGACTTCTTGGTGGAAGTAACGGGCAATCCTCCCGAggaaacgggcacacggtggaggcttcatgtggacggagcctccaaccaaacgtccggaggagcaggggtcatcttggaaagcccagcaggggtcatctatgagcaatcgaccaagttcgagttcccagtgtcaaacaaccaagctgaatatgaggctCTCCTAGGCGGTCTAGTTCTGGCTCAGGAAGTCGGCGCAACGAGGGtcgaagtatgcagcgactcccaagtcgtcacctcgcaggt is a window from the Arachis hypogaea cultivar Tifrunner chromosome 17, arahy.Tifrunner.gnm2.J5K5, whole genome shotgun sequence genome containing:
- the LOC112766365 gene encoding uncharacterized protein, translated to MGNSLRCCLACVLPCGALDLIRIVHLNGYVEEITGPITAGEVLKANPNHVLSKPSSEGVVRRILILSPETELKRGSIYFLIPASSLPADKRRHMNGSSCKKGSSITKSNHHKETSDHSRRQNVPIQNEIVSKDKRCSRRRDRRSNGGRSGSWQPHLESILEDLS